Proteins encoded within one genomic window of Pararhizobium capsulatum DSM 1112:
- a CDS encoding F0F1 ATP synthase subunit gamma — translation MPSLKDLKNRIASVKATQKITKAMKMVAAAKLRRAQEAAEAARPYSQRMSAVLSNIAQAVGGDADAPLLMTGTGKDQTHLLVVCTAERGLCGGFNSQIARFARDHVRKLLTQGKTVKIVCVGKKGFDILRREFAPLIIERVDLREVKKIGFENADAIGKKVISLFEKGEFDVCTLFYSEFKSVISQVPTALQLIPAAEPEAAPVDTGAVYEYEPDAGEILSDLIPRNISVQVFRALLENVAGEMGAKMSAMDNATRNAGEMINKLTLSYNRQRQAQITKELIEIISGAEAL, via the coding sequence ATGCCTTCACTAAAGGATCTGAAAAACAGGATCGCCTCCGTCAAGGCGACGCAGAAGATCACCAAGGCGATGAAAATGGTCGCCGCGGCGAAGCTTCGGCGTGCCCAGGAGGCGGCCGAGGCCGCACGGCCCTATTCGCAGCGGATGAGTGCAGTTCTCTCGAACATCGCCCAGGCTGTCGGCGGGGACGCCGATGCCCCGTTGCTGATGACAGGCACCGGCAAGGATCAGACGCATCTTCTCGTCGTCTGCACGGCAGAACGCGGCCTTTGCGGCGGCTTCAACAGCCAGATCGCGCGTTTTGCGCGTGATCATGTCCGCAAGCTTCTGACCCAGGGCAAGACGGTGAAGATCGTCTGCGTCGGCAAGAAGGGCTTCGATATCCTGCGTCGCGAATTCGCGCCGCTGATCATCGAGCGCGTCGATCTGCGCGAAGTCAAGAAGATCGGCTTCGAGAACGCTGACGCGATCGGCAAGAAGGTCATCTCGCTCTTTGAAAAGGGTGAGTTCGATGTCTGCACGCTGTTCTATTCGGAGTTCAAGTCGGTCATCTCGCAGGTTCCGACTGCACTGCAGCTGATCCCGGCCGCAGAGCCGGAAGCCGCTCCGGTCGATACCGGCGCAGTCTATGAATATGAGCCCGATGCGGGTGAGATCCTGAGTGATCTGATCCCGCGCAATATCTCGGTTCAGGTGTTCCGGGCTCTGCTCGAAAACGTCGCCGGTGAAATGGGTGCCAAGATGAGCGCGATGGACAACGCCACGCGCAATGCCGGTGAGATGATCAACAAGCTGACCTTGTCGTACAACCGTCAGCGTCAGGCACAGATCACCAAGGAACTCATTGAAATCATTTCGGGCGCGGAAGCGCTCTAA
- the atpA gene encoding F0F1 ATP synthase subunit alpha produces the protein MDIRAAEISAILKDQIKNFGQEAEVSEVGQVLSVGDGIARVYGLDNVQAGEMVEFPGGIRGMALNLEADNVGVVIFGADREIKEGDTVKRTGAIVDVPVGPELLGRVVDALGNPIDGKGPINATRRSRVDVKAPGIIPRKSVHEPMSTGLKAIDALIPVGRGQRELVIGDRQTGKTAIILDTILNQKAIHDNGPEAEKLFCVYVAIGQKRSTVAQFVKVLEERGALKYSIIIAATASDPAPMQYLAPFAGAAMGEYFRDNGMHALIGYDDLSKQAVAYRQMSLLLRRPPGREAYPGDVFYLHSRLLERAAKLSDEKGAGSLTALPVIETQGNDVSAFIPTNVISITDGQIFLETDLFYQGIRPAVNVGLSVSRVGSAAQVKAMKQVAGSIKGELAQYREMAAFAQFGSDLDAATQRLLNRGARLTELLKQPQFSPLKTEEQVAVIFAGVNGYLDKIAVNKVGAFEQGLLSYMRSEGKGILDTIRTEKAISDDTKSKLKAALDAFAKSFA, from the coding sequence ATGGATATCCGCGCCGCGGAAATTTCCGCAATTCTCAAAGATCAGATCAAAAATTTCGGCCAGGAGGCAGAAGTCTCCGAAGTCGGTCAGGTGTTGTCCGTCGGTGACGGTATTGCCCGCGTCTACGGTCTGGACAATGTCCAGGCAGGTGAGATGGTTGAATTCCCGGGTGGAATTCGCGGCATGGCCCTGAACCTTGAAGCCGACAACGTCGGTGTCGTTATTTTCGGCGCCGACCGTGAAATCAAGGAAGGCGACACCGTCAAGCGGACTGGCGCCATCGTTGACGTTCCGGTTGGTCCCGAACTGCTCGGCCGCGTCGTTGACGCGCTCGGCAATCCGATCGACGGCAAGGGCCCGATCAATGCGACCCGCCGTTCGCGCGTCGACGTAAAGGCTCCTGGCATCATTCCGCGCAAGTCGGTTCATGAGCCGATGTCGACCGGCCTCAAGGCCATCGACGCCCTGATCCCGGTTGGCCGTGGCCAGCGCGAGCTCGTCATTGGCGACCGCCAGACCGGCAAGACCGCCATCATTCTGGACACGATCCTGAACCAGAAGGCCATTCACGACAACGGTCCGGAAGCTGAGAAGCTGTTCTGCGTCTACGTCGCTATCGGCCAGAAGCGTTCGACCGTTGCCCAGTTCGTTAAGGTTCTCGAAGAACGTGGCGCCCTGAAGTACTCGATCATCATTGCTGCGACGGCGTCTGATCCTGCTCCGATGCAGTATCTTGCACCGTTCGCCGGCGCTGCCATGGGCGAATATTTCCGCGACAACGGCATGCACGCGCTGATCGGTTACGACGACCTTTCCAAGCAGGCCGTTGCCTACCGCCAGATGTCGCTCCTCCTGCGCCGTCCTCCGGGCCGCGAAGCCTATCCGGGCGACGTTTTCTATCTGCATTCCCGCCTGCTCGAGCGCGCTGCAAAGCTCTCCGACGAAAAGGGTGCTGGTTCGCTGACGGCTCTGCCGGTCATCGAAACCCAGGGTAACGACGTTTCGGCGTTCATCCCGACCAACGTGATCTCGATCACCGACGGCCAGATCTTCCTTGAAACCGACCTGTTCTACCAGGGCATCCGCCCGGCTGTGAACGTCGGTCTGTCGGTTTCCCGCGTGGGTTCGGCCGCTCAGGTCAAAGCGATGAAGCAGGTTGCCGGCTCGATCAAGGGCGAGCTCGCCCAGTATCGCGAAATGGCCGCCTTTGCCCAGTTCGGTTCGGACCTTGACGCTGCAACGCAGCGCCTGCTGAACCGCGGTGCGCGCCTGACCGAACTCCTGAAGCAGCCGCAGTTCTCGCCGCTGAAGACGGAAGAGCAGGTTGCTGTGATCTTCGCAGGCGTCAACGGCTACCTCGACAAGATCGCCGTCAACAAGGTTGGCGCTTTCGAGCAGGGGCTTCTGTCTTACATGCGCTCCGAAGGCAAGGGCATCCTCGACACCATCCGCACGGAAAAGGCCATCAGCGACGACACCAAGAGCAAGCTCAAGGCTGCTCTCGATGCCTTCGCCAAGTCTTTCGCCTGA
- a CDS encoding F0F1 ATP synthase subunit delta: protein MADTSELISGVAERYASSLFELALEAGSVESVGSDLDRFQSMIDESADLKRLIVSPVFSADDQFKAISAIIAKAGISGLVANFLKVVARNRRLFAVPGIVKSYRVVAARHRGEVSADVTSAHALSAAQQTELKAALKGVTGKDVAINVTVDPSILGGLIVKVGSRQIDTSLRTKLSSLKLALKEVG, encoded by the coding sequence GTGGCAGATACATCCGAGCTCATTTCCGGTGTTGCAGAAAGGTACGCGTCTTCGCTGTTTGAGCTTGCCCTCGAGGCAGGCTCCGTGGAGAGCGTAGGGTCTGATCTGGACCGTTTCCAGTCCATGATCGATGAGAGCGCCGATCTTAAGCGCCTGATCGTCAGCCCGGTCTTTTCTGCCGATGACCAGTTCAAGGCAATTTCTGCCATCATCGCAAAGGCCGGCATTTCCGGTCTGGTTGCAAACTTCCTCAAGGTCGTTGCCCGCAATCGCCGCCTCTTCGCGGTTCCCGGCATCGTCAAGTCCTATCGCGTCGTCGCCGCCCGTCATCGCGGCGAAGTGTCTGCTGATGTGACTTCGGCCCATGCGCTCTCGGCAGCGCAGCAAACAGAATTGAAGGCGGCGCTGAAAGGCGTCACCGGCAAAGACGTGGCGATCAACGTCACTGTTGATCCGTCTATTCTCGGTGGTTTGATCGTCAAGGTCGGGTCCCGCCAAATTGACACTTCCCTTCGCACAAAGCTCTCGAGCCTTAAGCTTGCACTGAAAGAGGTCGGCTGA
- a CDS encoding AGROH133_08824 family phage infection protein, with amino-acid sequence MEFYIPTETGEFLAFCAALATAAIGLIFLFAPGVAFRALGLDLREGRRGGYAEARSVMGGFPLGLGLAALLLAQPMVYLALGAAFALAAFGRILSMLSDGGNTLLNWIYLAIQMVLAALPLAYVFGMI; translated from the coding sequence ATGGAATTCTATATCCCGACGGAAACCGGCGAGTTCCTCGCGTTCTGCGCTGCCCTTGCCACTGCGGCGATCGGTCTTATCTTCCTCTTCGCCCCCGGCGTCGCCTTCCGCGCGCTTGGCCTTGATCTGCGCGAAGGTCGCCGCGGCGGTTATGCCGAAGCGCGTTCGGTCATGGGCGGCTTTCCATTGGGGCTCGGTCTTGCGGCGCTGCTGCTCGCCCAGCCGATGGTCTATCTGGCGCTGGGTGCAGCCTTTGCGCTGGCGGCTTTCGGCCGCATTCTCTCCATGCTGTCGGATGGTGGCAATACGCTTCTCAACTGGATTTATCTCGCAATCCAGATGGTGCTCGCGGCGTTGCCGCTGGCTTACGTATTCGGGATGATCTGA